The following proteins come from a genomic window of Mucinivorans hirudinis:
- a CDS encoding Na(+)-translocating NADH-quinone reductase subunit B → MKFLRNYLDKVKPNFEKGGKFEKLHSTFDAFETFLYVPDTVTHKGASIRDAMDLKRTMVVVIIALVPSLLFGMFNVGYQHSLATGVAASIFENFWFGFLKVMPIIIVSYGVGLGIEFIFAQIRHHEVNEGFLVSGMLIPLVMPVDVPLWIVAVATAFAVIIGKEVFGGTGMNIFNPALLTRAFIFFAYPTSISGNTIWIAGMTDGSAKVADGFSGATPLAIAPEAMSNGTTVDWSSMPVVDWFYGFMPGSIGETSTLAILIGAAILLATGIGSWRIMVSVFAGGLLTGLLFNLIGANTYMDMPAYYHLLIGGFAFGAVFMATDPVTASQTNCGKWIYGFLVGFFAVVIRVLNPGYPEGMMLAILFMNAMVPLIDHYVVQANISRRLKRAKQ, encoded by the coding sequence ATGAAATTTTTACGCAACTACCTCGATAAGGTAAAACCCAACTTTGAAAAAGGCGGTAAGTTCGAAAAACTTCATTCGACTTTCGATGCCTTTGAAACTTTTTTATATGTTCCCGATACGGTTACCCATAAGGGAGCTTCGATTCGCGATGCGATGGACCTCAAACGGACAATGGTTGTGGTTATCATCGCTTTGGTTCCGTCGCTGCTTTTCGGTATGTTCAACGTCGGATACCAACACTCTCTGGCAACAGGCGTTGCTGCATCAATCTTTGAAAATTTTTGGTTCGGCTTCCTTAAAGTTATGCCAATCATCATTGTATCATATGGCGTGGGTCTTGGCATCGAGTTTATCTTTGCTCAGATTCGCCACCACGAAGTGAATGAGGGCTTTCTTGTGAGTGGTATGTTGATACCGCTTGTGATGCCCGTGGATGTTCCGCTTTGGATAGTGGCTGTGGCTACTGCCTTTGCCGTGATTATCGGCAAGGAGGTGTTCGGTGGAACGGGGATGAATATTTTCAATCCTGCGCTGCTCACTCGTGCTTTTATCTTCTTCGCATACCCGACTTCAATTTCGGGTAATACCATCTGGATTGCAGGTATGACCGACGGTTCGGCAAAGGTTGCGGATGGCTTCTCGGGGGCAACTCCGCTGGCAATCGCTCCCGAGGCTATGTCCAACGGCACGACTGTCGATTGGAGTTCAATGCCGGTGGTAGATTGGTTCTATGGTTTTATGCCCGGTTCTATCGGTGAGACTTCGACTCTGGCGATTTTGATAGGTGCTGCTATTTTGCTTGCAACTGGTATTGGGTCGTGGAGAATAATGGTGTCCGTCTTTGCGGGTGGTCTGCTCACAGGCTTACTATTCAACCTCATCGGCGCGAATACCTATATGGATATGCCGGCATATTATCACCTGCTTATTGGTGGTTTTGCCTTCGGAGCAGTCTTTATGGCGACCGACCCGGTTACCGCTTCTCAGACCAACTGCGGCAAGTGGATTTATGGATTCCTTGTGGGTTTCTTTGCAGTTGTTATACGCGTGTTGAACCCCGGCTACCCCGAAGGTATGATGCTTGCCATTCTCTTTATGAATGCAATGGTGCCACTCATTGACCACTACGTTGTTCAGGCGAACATTAGCCGCAGGCTTAAACGGGCAAAACAATGA
- a CDS encoding Na(+)-translocating NADH-quinone reductase subunit A, with translation MSKVIKLRKGLDIFLAGAAQQQTVQAATAELYALVPADYIGVTPKPLVKEGEEVKAGQPVFFDKEKPQILFTAPVSGTIKEIVRGEKRKILAITITPNGRNEAVAFDLPKNPTAEQVKEFLLTSGLWATIIQRPFGIIADPEAAVRDIYVSAFDSAPLAPDFDYTLAKNRGEIEKAIELLSKIAPVHLGVKPASAFAAVKGATVTTFSGKHPAGNVGVQIANTKPVNKGETVWTINLQHLVMIGRTALDGKLSMKKTIAVVGSECGKAQYVECTSGACVKSLVKANDNARILSGNPLTGYKSDYLGFYHNQITAIPEGNYHEFLGWAMPRFGKFSISRSYPSWLCPKKKYELDTNLNGGERAFVVTGIYENVVPMDIYPMYLIKAVMAGDVDKMEQLGIYEVVEEDIALCEFICPSKVEWQTTLREGITKMIKEL, from the coding sequence ATGTCGAAAGTAATTAAACTACGAAAAGGACTCGACATTTTCCTTGCGGGAGCGGCTCAGCAGCAGACCGTGCAGGCTGCCACGGCGGAGTTATATGCTCTGGTGCCGGCAGACTACATTGGTGTTACGCCCAAGCCATTGGTCAAGGAGGGTGAGGAGGTCAAGGCGGGGCAGCCCGTCTTCTTCGACAAGGAGAAGCCGCAAATTCTCTTTACCGCCCCCGTGAGCGGTACGATTAAAGAGATTGTGCGAGGCGAAAAACGCAAAATCCTTGCCATTACAATTACTCCGAACGGACGTAACGAAGCCGTTGCATTCGATTTGCCCAAAAATCCTACTGCCGAACAGGTCAAGGAGTTTTTATTGACCTCCGGTCTGTGGGCGACAATCATTCAGCGTCCATTCGGAATCATTGCCGACCCCGAAGCCGCTGTGCGCGACATCTATGTTTCGGCGTTCGATTCTGCACCACTCGCACCCGATTTTGACTACACATTGGCAAAAAACAGAGGCGAAATTGAAAAGGCTATCGAACTGCTCTCGAAAATCGCACCGGTACACTTGGGTGTAAAGCCGGCTTCGGCGTTTGCCGCGGTGAAGGGCGCAACCGTAACAACTTTCTCGGGCAAGCACCCGGCGGGTAATGTCGGCGTTCAGATTGCCAACACCAAGCCTGTGAACAAAGGCGAAACGGTCTGGACAATCAACCTGCAACACCTTGTGATGATTGGGCGTACGGCGTTGGATGGCAAGTTGTCGATGAAAAAAACCATCGCAGTTGTTGGCTCTGAGTGTGGAAAAGCTCAGTATGTTGAGTGCACGAGCGGTGCTTGTGTAAAAAGCCTTGTCAAAGCAAATGATAATGCGCGTATTCTTTCGGGAAACCCCCTGACGGGCTACAAGAGCGATTACCTGGGTTTCTATCACAATCAAATCACGGCAATTCCCGAGGGTAATTATCACGAATTTCTGGGTTGGGCGATGCCCCGTTTCGGCAAATTCTCTATCAGCCGCAGCTACCCTTCGTGGCTCTGCCCCAAGAAAAAATATGAGTTGGATACCAATCTCAATGGTGGCGAACGTGCCTTTGTGGTTACGGGAATCTACGAGAATGTTGTTCCGATGGACATCTATCCTATGTATCTGATAAAGGCGGTTATGGCGGGTGATGTAGACAAAATGGAGCAACTGGGTATCTATGAAGTAGTGGAGGAGGATATCGCACTGTGCGAATTTATTTGCCCATCGAAGGTGGAATGGCAAACTACTCTACGCGAGGGTATTACAAAAATGATTAAAGAGTTATAA